From the genome of Tachypleus tridentatus isolate NWPU-2018 chromosome 6, ASM421037v1, whole genome shotgun sequence:
GAAATTTATGTGGAATACGGTATCTGCGCAGTGTATTCACTAGATATTAATATTCCACTACGttgaacattaattttaatcGAGAAGTTCATTCGTAGATTTTCATAAATACTCTTAATTCGTTGATTGAATAATTAGTAAGTGAGaaacagaaatacaattttaGTGATACACTTGTAGAATATTTATTGTCAGATAACCTGTCTATAAGGTAAGGTATAATGAATTCATGAAAATGTTGACACTTTCCAACGATTTATTTTAAGGGACAGTTGTAATAAGAATAAGAGACATCGTCCGAGTCTAGAGTTTAAATAATTATGATGATTAAAGGTGAAATGTTTTGGATTATTCATTTGTAcgaaattttatattgataatgagataaatattactttgaaataagtttattaactacaCGCCCTAATAAGATAAGCACTTTTGGATAAGTGAAAGTGATGCACGTAATGTGTGATGGATTGAGTAAGAAAAATTAACGCAATGAGTTAATTGTCCATAATCTTTATACCATTCAGAAGAAATGTACTCTTTTTGAGATGATTTACcaatatgtaataatatcaacGTGCAACATCTATACAGTGAATGTGCTATCAGTAATGGTAGAAAGTGGCATTAAGTTAACACATTTACAGTGCTAAGATTTCGCTAGACGTAGGGATGACCAAGCTATCATTAaggtgaaatatttattgtggtaTAGTTTCTCAACTTTGCTGAGGCAAAAAGAAGGTACAATACTGATTTTTCAatgggtttattatttttatttgcatgaTAGAATTGGAGTACAATTTACAAAGCCTTCGAagtaaattttagtaaaaatcaAGTGAAGCATTTGCTTTTGGAAAGCGTTGAGGTAGTACATTTAGGTTGCGATAAGTGTATCATGAGTACGTGCACAATGATGAATAATGGTAACTGTGATATGAGCTCATAATCAGTGATCTGACGATGATAACCATAGAATGAAATACTTGAACTCGCTAAAAGTAATCGTATGCTGGTGAGAGGAAATAAGTGCTGTACgatgtgtttaataaatataatcctgaagtaaaattaaattgtttcgAATGCAAATAAAGCTGAAATCATAAGAATTGATAAAGCATTTGGTGTGTGATCTATTCACTAAATGGAATCGTGACGATAATAGTGTTTTTGTGCAATGACTTCTATATAAATGAACTTTTAATGATTAAATTTAGTTTAAAGGATTAAGTGTGTGATACATTTATCGTAAGGAAttttaatgtaacaataaattaaaggaactatTTACTGTGCAAGAAGTTTATTGTAAGTAATCGTAAAACAATAACCGTAAGGTTGACTTTGGAAAGATTTATCTGTAAGGGAAATTGTATGAATAAGAAGAAACATTTTCTGTCTGAcgagttgaaataattaaaatgcttAAAGTAGGCGAAATATTTGTTCTTCCATACTTTTGTAcgaaattttatattgataagAATGAGATAAAGTATTTCTtataagttaatttctttttataataaggTGATATACTACTGCGTGATGGATGATGTATAAGAGAACTAACATTTCAGTGAAACATTTTACAAGTAAAGTATGAAATGTGAAATAAGCAATGGAATAATGATTACATTTCAAGAAGAGGTTTACTTCATCTTGCGATGGGTTTTGTGATTTATTCGGATGTTGAATTATAATGAAAAGTAAGCATTTATTTTGCAGTGATTTCACTGTATGTGTACACATACAACTTTGAAGTAATTCCGTAAGGATGAATACTTTAGTTGAAATGATTTTCTATAagtaaatgtataattataaaatcaacttgaaataTTGGGTATCCTGTGATTAATATTAGTAACGATACAAAGCGGCGTTATGTTAACATATTTACAGTGCTATGAATATTATACGTAAGCTTTCTAAGCTATCAGTAAGGTGAAATATtcgtaataagtaataataatcaaaacagtattataaagtatttgatgtaggatcatttgattaaatttaattacaattatgtaaataagaaaaatgaatttgCTGTGTTTACTGTTagtttgcttaaaatgataagaataaaaaaggacatgtcagtggaattgttttaaaataatataatagttaaactGAGGTTAAATGCCAGAACGTATTCCATACAAGAAATGTGATGACTACAATGTGTTGAAAATTTAGTGGGTGATAAGTTGAATGTAGTGAAATTGACATGAAACAACGTAGTACAGCCTTAACTGTGCAGTGActtcactttaaatattttgattaaaaaagtaATAAGAAAAAGCGTTAGCAGTTATGTAGTGCAACCTAATGTAACTTACATTTTTGTGGTGAGCAATAAGGAAAAGTGTTAGCAGTAATGTAGTGAAACCTAatgtaatttacatttttgtGGTGACAACGTTTTCTTGTGTTGATGATTTTCCTGTTGTAGGAGAATGAAAGTATTCATATCATACAGTAGAATTCTGTGTGAAAAGACGGCGAAGTTTAAAAATATTGGAAAGAAAAGTGTTGTAAAATGGATTAATTGACTAATAAAGGAAAGCTTATAAGACAAAGCAATTagtaagaagtaaataaataggAATTATTAAATTGCTAATTTCTAGGCGTATTAACGATTGCAGTAAAGAAATTGGATTAAAATGCGTTcgctttaaatattacaaaagtaagGTAGAAAATGAGTTATATACAAGTAtgtcataataaacaaaataaaagttactagacgatgagcttattgtgtgttaaattataagcaaaagtgtaaggtaaaatgtgttgtactgtgaCCTCACTAATAATTGTNNNNNNNNNNNNNNNNNNNNNNNNNNNNNNNNNNNNNNNNNNNNNNNNNNNNNNNNNNNNNNNNNNNNNNNNNNNNNNNNNNNNNNNNNNNNNNNNNNNNNNNNNNNNNNNNNNNNNNNNNNNNNNNNNNNNNNNNNNNNNNNNNNNNNNNNNNNNNNNNNNNNNNNNNNNNNNNNNNNNNNNNNNNNNNNNNNNNNNNNNNNNNNNNNNNNNNNNNNNNNNNNNNNNNNNNNNNNNNNNNNNNNNNNNNNNNNNNNNNNNNNNNNNNNNNNNNNNNNNNNNNNNNNNNNNNNNNNNNNNNNNNNNNNNNNNNNNNNNNNNNNNNNNNNNNNNNNNNNNNNNNNNNNNNNNNNNNNNNNNNNNNNNNNNNNNNNNNNNNNNNNNNNNNNNNNNNNNNNNNNNNNNNNNNNNNNNNNNNNNNNNNNNNNNNNNNNNNNNNNNNNNNNNNNNNNNNNNNNNNNNNNNNNNNNNNNNNNNNNNNNNNNNNNNNNNNNNNNNNNGTGACACCAGAGCATGAATAATTTGAAAGTGTGCCACTAGGGTCGAAGTCTTTCAGTTGGCATTGCTGGggaaaaatgaatataaatttacaaagaaAAGTAGAATCAGTTGATTTGTTATGTctaaacatatataataacaaaaggttaagaaaacaaaaacaatgtattGGAGCATTCTGTAGCTCAATAAAACCTCTACCTAGAACAATATAAGGTAAAACGGATAATGAATCTTAAATTTTAACAACATTGGAAAGAGGACTAGTGGTGTTTGGTGCACCCAGGTGAGTTGACTGAGTTCTAACTTCAAGACATGAATGTGTGAGATCAATTGCGTGGTCTGTACAAAACGGGCTTTGCTACCAATGTAACCTCACCCCATGTGTTCCCCAATAGAAACTGTGGAAAGAAAGATCTAAACTGGGAAGTGACTGTAGAATATGAATAAACCTAGTGCCGAGCGTGACTGATGGATGAGATACCAGGAAAATTTGTTGTGCTGTCGCCCTGGTTCAGGGATGTTCACCACGCTATTCTCATGCATTTGAAGACATTTCGGCTTGGTGTTGACTAATGTTTTATAGGGAAAAGGCTAAGACCATAATCACGAACATCGTGAGTGGTACAAAGCAGATTACATCCCTAcaatcaatgtaaaaataaaacaagatatctGCCATTTGCTAAACGTTTTAagacatatacactgctggccaaaatcttaaggccaatgaacataaagaaaaaatatgcattttgcgttgttagactcaaccacttatttgagtagagcttcgaaagatgaaaataagaaaatggaaaataaaaataaaaaccttttttagcatttaatagggaaaatgtgaacactatgaaattagcctaaatactagctggtcaaaagtttaagaccatactgaaacgaagcgttaatcggtaaacacgtaacgaaattgagtcatttgtgttcaagcattagcattgtcaacatctcgcactgatatctcctgtgttacattgggtaaaaacatggcaaaggctaaaaagttgacagagatTGAACGTCGCataattgtcgagctgcaaaagtaagttctctctcaacgtgtcatcactggtgagattgggggtagtaaaactgctgttgcaaatttcttaaacgaccctgagggatacggaacgagaatttcaagtggtctgcgcaagaaaatttcgccggcgttgaacaggagaattcgacgggttgtctgtcAAGACtccagtcgatcgtcgaaccagattaaagctCTTTCGCAAGCAGAATGcggctcaaaaacaataagatggcatctacgaaagaaaggctttaaaaaccgtaaacgtttttAAAGACCATGCTTCCTTGCACACCAccaaacagctcggttaaactttgctgagaagcaccaaacatgggatgtagaaatgtgtttgtgtttttcttaaagcaaagccacatgaggctatctgctgagcccaccgaggggctcgaacccctaattttagcgttgtaaatctggagacataccgctgtactagcggggtgcagggatgtagaaaagtggaagaaggttttattctctgatgagaatAAAATTTAACCTAGattgtccagatggcttccaacgtcactggcacgataaggatatcccaccggagacattttctacacggaAGAGTGGAGGAAGttctatcatgatctggggtgctttctccttccatagagcaatggagcttcaggttataaagtggcgtcaaacagcagctggctatattggcatgttCGGGAGAGCATTTTTATcaactgaaggctctcgcttgtgtggaaatgactggatctttcaacaggacaacgctTCAATCCACAACGCTCGCAGGacaaggactttttcatggcgaatatcgtgattcttttggaccatccagtgtgttcgcccgaactaaaccccattgaaaatgattgggggtggatggtaagggaagtctatagaaatggacgtcaattccaaacagtgcatgattatGCCAAAGCGATTGTTTGAAGtcattcgcaatgacggccgtgcaactcactactgagacctcttgttgggcatttcctgcCCTGTTTACGACtgtttttttggtatggtcttaaacttttgagcagctagtatttaggctaatttcatagtgttcacattttccttattaaatgctgaaaaagttgttctttttccttttcttattttcatctttcaaagctctactcaaataagtggttgagtctaacaatgcaaaatgcatattttttctttatgttcattggccttaagattttggccagcagtgtatatgcaaGACTACCAAATCTCTGATCGTTACTTTACAAATATATACACTGACCACTTGAGTGAGCTATAGCTCATAGAGTTGTTATATACTCATTGTTCTAAAGATAGAAAAATACATCTTGTGGAGTTAAAACCTTGTTATTTATGTTGTTGATACAGtagaattgtgtgtttgtgtgtgtttttttataggaaagccacatagggctatctgttaagtccagcaaggggaaacgaacccccgattttagcattgtaagataCAGTACAATAGAACCTGGTTAGATAGCTGGAGAAACAGTTAAAACCTTGACGTTTATGTTGTTAACACACTAGACTAGAACCTGGTTAAAACCTCGTCGTCTGTGTTGTTGACAGAAGATAAACCACAAGGTTGgataaataataaaacgttttctCTAACTAAAGATTAAGAAACATCGCCTTGATAACAAGTCTGAACCCAAGGAAAACCCAAAGTTTGAGGAAGTGGCGAAGATGGTTCAGGTGAGTGATAGTTACCATCATTACTGTAGCTTGTACCTAAAGTTGACGTTCTATAGTAAAATGCTTGAGTTACGGTTAGAAAGATTAAAGAATTTTTAGAGTCGAAATATCAAACTGCTGTATTACCAACTGGAAACTAAACGGCAGCCTTTCAGACGTCAGTTACAATAACAAATGATATACATTCCATTAATTTGTAAGGCATAAACTTTCTCAGTTGTAGTTTTAGTCCCATTAAATCTATGTATagaaatgtatttacatgtactGGTTTTGATTGACAAACTTCTAAACTCACCTCTTATAGCGTATCTTACTTAACAGCATTGTAATTACCCAGGACAAAACTACTAACAGATACAAACGTATCTGTTGTGGTGTGTTTCACTTGGATACTGTCATACGTATTCAGGATAAAGTTACTAACACATAGATACATAATAATTagctattattatattatatttgggAATGATGGTTAGATACTATTGTATTATATTAGTTAATTGTGTTTAAGtactattttattatacttattattatgtactgttttataatatttgttgttaggtactattatattaatatcattGTGATCTAACATAGTGTTTAATTATTGTGTAGGGTCTTGAGAAAGAAGTGAAAAACGTTCGATATTGCCTGAAACAAAAGGAATTAGACTTGGACTTGATTCGATCAGAGAAGGATGATATCCGTAAAgagctgaaagaaatggaaagtGAGCAACATAATTCCGTTGCTATGTTACCAAACTGTTAAATTTAGTATCGATTTATCGTTAGTCTACTTTATCACTCGTTTTGTGTTTTACAAACATATGTAACATTGTTCAATCACAGAAACCAGAGCTAGCGAACATAGAGCATTTCTGAACGAGTTTACCGAGTTACGAAAAACGAACATAGAACAAGGAGAAAAGATTCAGGTCTTGATGCAACAGGTCAATATGGCTGAGGAACGTGAGAGGGAGACTGAACGTGAAACAAACGAGATCCGAGGAAAACTAAGTCATGTCGAGCAGCAGGTGTGGCTAGAGGGCACTGTTTCATGTACACTTTTTAAAGCACTACTCTTATTTCTCACTGTTATTACCTATATTATTTCTCTAGCATGTTAAAGCTTTATATAAACTACAGATACATAGTTCTTTCTAATTACAGAACTTCCTATAGAAACTTGAATCGAAGAACTGTGTAAAACAGCAGTGTGATCTCCCTCTAATCCCTAGTATATTTTCTGGTTTACTGTTACTTACCATTATCTCACACGTGCTAATCCCTGTCTAAAGgtttttgataatgttttttattatattagttgGACGTTCTTTCACTTTAGAACAAATATTTCCCATAATCAACCACATGAACGCGGGAAACGTGACGGCATCCTACGGTAGAAACCTGAAACAACCCTTTAACAAGTcgaatgttattaaaatagagTGTTGTTAGAATTGAATGTTATTTAGGTTATAAGAAAAGTTAGTGTTCTTTTCCATATCCTTAAAACTGCGTTCAGGGATTCAGGACCTGACGTTGCTAGAAATATACGCAATAATTTATATCTACCGTTTTAAAGactagataattatttatttattttatttattaaaataatttctctactaaggtttgtttttcagaaaatcTTCGCGTATTTTTTACATGTGAATTTAAGATTTCATTACCTTTAGCTGAGAGACAGTGAAGGTAAAACTAAGCTGTACAAGAAATACATAGAAGAACAGCAACAAAAGCTTGAAAACTGCCAGCTGAGACTGCAGTCACAAGTACAGACCCCACAAGAATCAGTGGTAAAAGAACTGAAGGTGAGCTCAGGAACCAGGCCCGCTTTAATATTATCATGAATACATACCACAAGTAAACATTGTTCATGAAAACCTTTACTAGAAGCTGTGGTTAAACAGTAGAAGGTAAGTTCAACATTGTACATGAAAACCATTTCTAGAACCTGTGGTGAGAGACTAGATGGTAAGTTGAACATGGTTCTTGAAGACCTTTTATAGAACCTGTGGTAAGATTAGAAGGTACGTTGGATAATATTCCTGGAATTAACAGTGTAGGGTTAGATAGCATggaaattttattcataaatgcATAATAAAACAGGAGCTAAATGATTGAATTTAGATATTGCAATAAAGACTGTCGTCGTTTTGTTTTACAAGAAGCTTCATaaataaacttgtgtttatttactGATAGGTTCATGCAGTTCAGTCAACAACACACGTTGATAAATGTGACTTTTCAACAGTTATTACACCTACTTTAATTATAAAACCATATCGGAGTTTTCTTAGATTGTCACCGTTTTTAAAAGTCTTAGATTACTCAAGGAAAACCCGGTAATATTTTCCGAAACAAGAGAAAGTCGTTACCAATAGTTTCATTAACTTTAGTCAACATGTCATCTTTTTCAGCTTCAGAAATTAAACATGTAAAAACCACATGGGGTTATGTTAGACGTTTGGTGCAATTTAAGTAACAGCGAAACTGTGGGAGTTGATTGTCCCTGGTTATATGAAATGTTGTATTCTCATTAGGACTAACTTGTCAGAGAAAGTGTCAGATTTGGTTGTCCCAGGTTATACTAGgggttgtttttttcattaggTCTAACTTGTTAAATAAAAGATGAGAGTTAGTTATCCCAGATGCTGTCTTTTCATTAGGAAGAGCTTCAACAAGCTTTGGAGCAGCTCCAAGAAACAAAGCAACAAGTTGAATACGGAGAACTTCTCAGGTCTCGACTTGTGGaagactttaaaatattaacacaacAAAAATCTCAGGTTCAGGTTTATCTGATTGAAGCCAGAAGTCAACTGAGAGAGGTAATATAACATTTCTTGACGTAACAATTAGAAATTGAAGACTATAGGTTTGTAACAAGTCAATAGATGTTTCGAGAAAACTTCAGGGCAAGACTGAAGTCAACTGATATTAACTGAAGCAATTAGATATTACCTGAAAACATTAGGATAAGTCAGGCATTGCTTATGGATGTCAAAATAGGTCAGGTAAGGCCTAAACACATTTTGTGAAaactatgaatatattttaacacaaactCTGTAATTTACCAGTCACTCAGATTCAAATATTGAGagttaaaactgtataaaatagaTTGCAATAggtaaataatgtttgtaaatttaaaaagtacTTTACTACCTTGTATGTTACTATGAGGAAAACTTATGCTGTTATAAACTACCAAAAAACCCATTTAGGAAAAGGAGATTCGAGAGTCATTAGAGTCGCGCCAGACGGAGCTCATAAGTGAAGTTTCAACCGCTAGAGGTCGCGAATGTCTGCTCACAAAGACGATTGAAGAGAACAAAAGCTCACTGGCTGAggaaagagagagaaataaacGTCTGCTTGTGGAGGTAAAGCCCTTGTTTTCTGGTATTGTTGCTTTCTAAATTAGTGAAAATCTAACACTAGATACGATTGTTAAAGTTTGGCtcagttttcaataaaaattttatgtaaaagtatataatcacaatgttacgtaaaaataataaactagatAGACCGTTGTGTCCAATCTACAGACGCTAGAAGACGTTGTAATATCTTGTCAAAGTGTGTTGATATTTGTATTGGTTTAAAACTGGTGGAGAGTGTTGGGCTGAGTTAATCATCTGACGTGTGGACTGTGGTGGTGTAAATTAAACAGTTGATATTTGAGATGTGTTATTGGTTATGTTGTAGTGTAATCTAATAATTAATTTTCGTATTATAACTATTGTAATAGTAGAGTCTAAAATGTAAACGTTTGAGTGAAATACAAGTTAAAGTCATTGTGATATGAATCTACTTTATTTAGGGCTGTGTTACTATTATAAATGAACTATATTCTAATGTTATTTACCAATTTGATCGTCAATTGAAGGTTTCCTCGTTTACCAGGTTGCAGAAGAACAGCGTTTAAAGATCAAAGAACAGAATACCGTTTCGTTTCTAAGAGGGAAACTGAAGGAGACAAAACAGTGGTGGACCGTAACCCAAGAAGAAAACTGTCGACTTCAAAAGGAGAAGGATTTACTGAATTCTGAAATTTcgtctttaaaaacaaaagtgagttTTGGGGACTGTTATTGTTTGTCATTTATCACaaatggtatcgaaacctggtttctagcactgtaagtaCACAGCTACTGGAGGGCTAAACTACTATTTAGAAACAATTACCAAGTTAAAATAGAGAAGGAAATCAGAGTAATGTCTAAGAATGGAATAAACGCAAACAATACGGTCCAAAAACAGCATGgataaaatacatacaatatgGACGAAACACACACAATATGCTCTTTGTTCACCAATGGAAATGGACACTTGGATATGAGCTTATCCACCAGAAGACGTAT
Proteins encoded in this window:
- the LOC143253547 gene encoding uncharacterized protein LOC143253547, whose product is MVQGLEKEVKNVRYCLKQKELDLDLIRSEKDDIRKELKEMEKTRASEHRAFLNEFTELRKTNIEQGEKIQVLMQQVNMAEERERETERETNEIRGKLSHVEQQLRDSEGKTKLYKKYIEEQQQKLENCQLRLQSQVQTPQESVVKELKEELQQALEQLQETKQQVEYGELLRSRLVEDFKILTQQKSQVQVYLIEARSQLREEKEIRESLESRQTELISEVSTARGRECLLTKTIEENKSSLAEERERNKRLLVEVAEEQRLKIKEQNTVSFLRGKLKETKQWWTVTQEENCRLQKEKDLLNSEISSLKTKISQMEQETSELRQKVQEMRLAVEEYQSNSQTANHVQGQRWRHLLQITDNIQLLGHSAVRDYHD